In the genome of Nycticebus coucang isolate mNycCou1 chromosome 12, mNycCou1.pri, whole genome shotgun sequence, one region contains:
- the LOC128562425 gene encoding olfactory receptor 6C2-like → MRNQTITTFILLGLTDDPKLQGLLLIFLFFTYLLSVTGNMAIISLVLIDSHLKTAMYFFLQNFSFLEILFTSACIPRYLYNLSTGDKTITYCACAIQAFFTDLFGVTEFFLLATMSYDRYVAICKPLHYTTIMSGRVCRRFILCCWMAGLLIILPPFSLSQNLEFCDSNIIDSFLCDVSPFLKISCSDTWIIEQMVIACAVLTFITTLLCVVLSYIYIIKTILRFPSAQQRKKAFSTCSSHMIVVSITYGSCIFIYIKPSATESVAINKGVIVLTTSIAPLLNPFIYTLRNKQVKQAFKDSVKRITLLSKK, encoded by the coding sequence ATGAgaaaccaaacaataacaacattcATTCTCCTGGGTCTAACAGATGATCCAAAACTTCAGGgcctgcttttaatttttttgtttttcacttactTACTGAGTGTAACTGGGAACATGGCTATTATCTCTCTCGTATTAATTGATTCTCACCTTAAAACAGCAATGTACTTTTTCCTACAAAATTTTTCCTTCTTAGAAATCTTATTCACATCAGCTTGTATTCCTAGATACTTGTACAACCTGTCAACAGGCGACAAGACGATTACATACTGTGCCTGTGCCATTCAAGCATTTTTCACTGATCTTTTTGGAGTAACTGAATTTTTTCTCCTGGCCACCATGTCCTATGACCGCTACGTGGCCATCTGCAAACCCCTGCATTACACCACCATCATGAGCGGCAGAGTCTGCCGAAGATTCATCCTCTGCTGTTGGATGGCTGGCTTGTTAATCATACTCCCACCGTTTAGCCTGAGCCAAAACCTAGAATTCTGTGACTCTAATATCATTGATAGCTTTCTTTGTGATGTGTCTCCTTTCCTAAAGATTTCATGCTCAGACACGTGGATCATTGAGCAGATGGTTATAGCCTGTGCTGTCTTGACCTTCATCACAACCCTTCTTTGTGTAGTTCTCTCCTATATATACATAATCAAGACCATTCTAAGATTCCCTTCtgcccagcaaaggaaaaaaGCCTTTTCTACCTGTTCTTCCCACATGATTGTGGTTTCCATCACATATGGAAGCTGCATCTTCATCTACATCAAACCTTCAGCAACGGAATCTGTGGCTATCAACAAGGGCGTGATAGTGCTAACTACTTCCATTGCTCCTCTGCTGAACCCATTTATTTACACTCTGAGGAACAAGCAAGTAAAGCAAGCCTTCAAGGACTCAGTCAAAAGAATCACATTATTGTCCAAGAAATAA